The Culex pipiens pallens isolate TS chromosome 2, TS_CPP_V2, whole genome shotgun sequence DNA window CCTTGCTGACAGTAGTTACCCAAAGATTCTACCAGCAATCCGTACCAGGACGGACTTTCGATGCCCTCGCGCATGTTCAGCATCTTGAACTCAACCATGTAGTTGAACTTGAAGACGAAACTTCCCAAAAGAACTATCAACACAACGCTGATCCAGACGCTCGTGCTGAAAGGTCGTATGAACGCACTGTTCATGAGGTTGGAACTTTCCGGGGTTTTGAAGATGAACATCAACCTGTAAGAAAGTTTAGtgttaccgtcaactggggcgaatcgggactacggtctgaatagggacagcacttcaaatttggaaatgaatgcacacattttgttgctctgaatctggtctaACAGAAGTcactcaaaaatactaaaatattaggCCGAAGCATTGCTAAAACTGCTgttccaattcgccccatgcgTCTCGAAACGCCCCAGATGactgtacactcaacccccggtggttggtcactttttcgtttgacacttttttagtttgtaccccgttggttggtcaaagtcaaactaaaaagtgacgaactgtcactttttacatggCACTCACGCactctatcaaaacaaacgtttggtagtgtgtgtgaactccgtgtaaaaggggtgtcaaactaaaaagtgaccccgttcgtttgacaacagttggtgtcaaaccatcggggtttgagtgtagaagAAATCAGAATACTCGAGACAACCTACTCGAAGGTCATGTAGCTCGCAACGGAGGTCAGATGTTCCATTCGTTTGATCTTGGTCATCAAACCCGTTACGGAATAGTCGATTTCGCGATCGATGAGACCGCCCAGAATCCCTCCCGTGGAATCGTTGAACGTCCAGCGATCGTAGTGAATGTACTTAACCCTGAAACCATCAGATATTAAACTTGACTCACCTAATCAGACTAATCAAAACTCACTGAAATCCCGAAGTTACGTGCAGCGCCTTGGACAGCCGGAATCCCATCCGGACGGCATGGTCCAGGTGTCTCCAGCGATCTGACTCCAGATGTTCCATGATCTTGTCCATGGAATCGTTCAGGTTGGGGTAGATCTGCGTCACCGTTCCGACACGCATCGTAATGTCGGACATGTTCCGTCGGTGCTTGTACTTGGGCTTCCCGGAGTGGCGGCTTGGTCCCAGAGTTCCGTGCTCAACAGGTCGATCAAGAGTGACATTCAGCGCTCCTCCTAGAGGCCGGCCTTTACTTCCGCATCGATGTACAAATCTGCTTTGGACAAAAGTTGGAATATCTCATCTGGATCGGTCAAACTGAACAGGAACCACTGAATCGATGTCGAGAAGCACTGCTTGGCGGAACATTTCAGCAAGAAATCGACGCTGTTGAGGCAGCCAAACTCCAGAGCTATTCCGATCTTTACTCGAGAACGACCTTCGATTCTCTTAGCTTCTAGAAGTGGGTTAAAGAAACTATCATTGAGATTCACGACTTCAACAAACGTTAAAGAATTGGAGAAACTTCTCAATAGCTGATTGTTATCTGAAATTATGTTGGATATCTGAATGTCCCAAGAATCTTGAGAATTAAATGAAACCTTCTGAGCTCCAGCAATTGAAAATTGTAACATAATTCAAATTGATCGATACAAAGTAATTCAGCAAAAGTGtagatattgtttttttgtCCATGATTTGGAGTGTATTGAGAAGCAATCCATTGATACCTGTATTTTTAAGTTGATGAATCTATAAGTCGTTAATTTGACAACATGATTCCACCAATCAAGATTCAATAACTTATTCATTCCTTGTCAAATCTGATGTCTTCATAAACTCTTCAATCCCATGCATAAAGTTGACCACAACTCAACCAACCACCAAGTCGTAACAATGTCCACCCTGGACTCGCCCGCCTTCGTTATCAACTTCCTGGCGAGCTACTTCGGTGCGTTGCACCTCAATTACGTAACGGTGTTCAACTGCTGGAATCCGGAAGGTACACGCACTGGAGCAAAGCTGCAGTTCTTCTTCATATTTACACAGTTAATCGATACCGTTTCAGATAACCACCACTTGATGGGGCATTTATCGGCCGCGGTGCGCTTTGTAAAGGTGGTTGATTTGTCGAGTGGCGAGGGGGGTTCACTGGAGATCGGAAGAGGGAATCGTTCTAGGGTTGGGATGTTCCTGGAGTACGGATGTCCGAGGAGTCGGGAATTGTTGGATGTATGCGCGGAAGCTAGATGTTTCTCCACCTCGGTTCATTGGGTTATGATGAATGGATCTGTTCTGGATGCGCTCGGAGATGTTGATCTGTACGTGGATGCTGAAATCAAAGTTTTGGTTGAAGACGGGGATGATCAACTAAAGTTGTACGACGTCTATAACAACGGGAAGTCACTTGGAGGGACGCTGAATGTAACGTTTGATAGAGTTGTTAACGTTCTACCAAGTGGAGAGATAAGATTTGGTAGAAGTATCGTGGATCAAAAGTCCAAGTATCTGAATCGGAACAACTTGTCCGACATTACGCTAAGGATTGGGACGATATCTCGAAAGTTTCCATCGGCAGATGCATCCGTTGGTGATGTTCTGAGATTCTTGGAATCCTACGAAGAGCGCAATGTAGATACTGTAGTCCGGATTGGATACATGCTGACCCAAGCGCTGCAAAGAGATTTGAACTTTGAGATTCAATACACTCACTATGATTCAACAACTGATAATGTTATTGGAGCAATTCTTGATAATCGTATCGACTTGTCAATGTCTGGCACACGAGCCCCCAACGAAAGAATGGAACATCTGACATCTGTCCTGTACTACATGAATTACGAGTTCGTATCGAACACCCTTTCAGAAACTCGTAATCCTAATTTGACCTCATTCCAGGCTGGCCTTCATCTTCAAAACCCCAACCAGCGATAGCCTTCTGGATAGTCCCTTCTTTCGGCCGTTTGCTCCCGAAACTTGGTTCGCCATTTTCCTCACCATTCTGGTGGGTAGCATCGTGATCAAGATCAACCACTCCCTCGAGGCTCGCTACCAGGAGTACTCCCTCGACTGGACCGGACCTCCGTGGTTCAGTGCGTTTGTGGAGTCCCTGGGTCATTTCTGTCAGCAAGGGGCACATTTGGTGGCGCGGAACCTTCTCGGGCGGCTTATCCAGCTGGTGATCATGACCTGTGCGCTGGTGGTCTACAACTACTACTCGTCGGTGATCTTCTTGACGTTGATCGCGAGTCCGCTGATGTCCGATATTAGGACGTTGAGTAAGCTAGCGGACAGCAGACTGCAGTTGGGCGTTGAAGATACCATTGAAGCTAGGGATTACTTTCTTGTAAGTTACTACTACACTTCTTACTGTTTCACAAATCCATTTAAATCCTAGAACTCTCACACCACGCACGAAGCATCATATTTGGCCAGGAAAAAGTTCACCGATCACACCTGGACCAGACGGGACATTGGGCTGGAACGCGTTCGCCACGGAGATTACGCCTATCACTGTGAGAAGACGGACGCCTTCGGCTGGATCCGGCAAAACTTTGACCTG harbors:
- the LOC120428536 gene encoding ionotropic receptor 75a-like; the encoded protein is MSTLDSPAFVINFLASYFGALHLNYVTVFNCWNPEDNHHLMGHLSAAVRFVKVVDLSSGEGGSLEIGRGNRSRVGMFLEYGCPRSRELLDVCAEARCFSTSVHWVMMNGSVLDALGDVDLYVDAEIKVLVEDGDDQLKLYDVYNNGKSLGGTLNVTFDRVVNVLPSGEIRFGRSIVDQKSKYLNRNNLSDITLRIGTISRKFPSADASVGDVLRFLESYEERNVDTVVRIGYMLTQALQRDLNFEIQYTHYDSTTDNVIGAILDNRIDLSMSGTRAPNERMEHLTSVLYYMNYELAFIFKTPTSDSLLDSPFFRPFAPETWFAIFLTILVGSIVIKINHSLEARYQEYSLDWTGPPWFSAFVESLGHFCQQGAHLVARNLLGRLIQLVIMTCALVVYNYYSSVIFLTLIASPLMSDIRTLSKLADSRLQLGVEDTIEARDYFLNSHTTHEASYLARKKFTDHTWTRRDIGLERVRHGDYAYHCEKTDAFGWIRQNFDLQEVCDLNVLESKPPQPIGFLVRKDSPFRELFTLRFARMKELGIVRRFTEFWITKKPECFSESVVSSVSFEGSFALFLLLIAGIVVALGAFTVEIGLFREIWARINPEKHFIYKVT
- the LOC120428065 gene encoding LOW QUALITY PROTEIN: ionotropic receptor 75a-like (The sequence of the model RefSeq protein was modified relative to this genomic sequence to represent the inferred CDS: inserted 1 base in 1 codon), which gives rise to MGLKKAKRIEGRSRVKIGIALEFGCLNSVDFLLKCSAKQCFSTSIQWFLFSLTDPDEIFQLLSKADLYIDAEVXGRPLGGALNVTLDRPVEHGTLGPSRHSGKPKYKHRRNMSDITMRVGTVTQIYPNLNDSMDKIMEHLESDRWRHLDHAVRMGFRLSKALHVTSGFQVKYIHYDRWTFNDSTGGILGGLIDREIDYSVTGLMTKIKRMEHLTSVASYMTFELMFIFKTPESSNLMNSAFIRPFSTSVWISVVLIVLLGSFVFKFNYMVEFKMLNMREGIESPSWYGLLVESLGNYCQQGSSFKPRSFSGKVVQISVLMCSVMVYNYYTSAIVSTLIGTPKKSDIKTLVQLANSHLELGIEDVTYEKAFFFESHLPDVDYLRARKITDSTFMDSGSGLQRIRRGNFAYNCERNVAYNLIRDTFDFTEVCDLNEVESMPTQFVDHVVRKDSHFRELFSLRYARMREVGIVKKFAEFWIAKKPECFSGSIVSSVTIAGALPIFLLLGFGLTLATLLFGFELGVGVLVGKLGEKQDVISLNENFGEFTTEKKMV